A single Rubrivivax gelatinosus IL144 DNA region contains:
- a CDS encoding beta-ketoacyl-ACP reductase, producing MRLKDKVCIVTGAAQGIGAATVAKFAAEGAVVVACDRRADAVPGAAESLAVDVTVRAQVDAMVAAVKAKYGRIDVLVNNAGITRDARLVKMSEEQFDAVIDVNLRGVFHCAQAVAPIMIEQGSGVILNASSVVGIYGNFGQTNYAASKFGVIGFTKTWSRELGPKGVRVNAVAPGFVATPILETIPAKVLEHMREQVPLQRLGRPEEIAAVYAFLASDEASYVNGAVLEVSGGMTV from the coding sequence ATGCGATTGAAGGACAAGGTCTGCATCGTCACCGGCGCGGCGCAAGGCATCGGCGCGGCCACCGTCGCCAAGTTCGCGGCCGAAGGCGCCGTCGTCGTCGCCTGCGACCGGCGCGCCGACGCCGTGCCCGGCGCCGCCGAGAGCCTGGCGGTCGACGTGACCGTGCGCGCCCAGGTCGACGCGATGGTCGCCGCGGTGAAGGCGAAATACGGCCGCATCGACGTGCTGGTCAACAACGCCGGCATCACGCGCGACGCGCGGCTGGTGAAGATGAGCGAGGAGCAGTTCGACGCCGTCATCGACGTCAACCTGCGAGGCGTCTTCCACTGCGCGCAGGCGGTGGCGCCGATCATGATCGAGCAGGGCTCGGGCGTGATCCTCAACGCCAGCAGCGTCGTCGGCATCTACGGCAACTTCGGCCAGACCAATTACGCCGCGTCCAAGTTCGGCGTCATCGGCTTCACCAAGACCTGGAGCCGCGAGCTCGGCCCCAAGGGCGTGCGCGTCAACGCCGTCGCCCCGGGCTTCGTCGCGACGCCGATCCTGGAGACGATCCCGGCCAAGGTGCTGGAGCACATGCGCGAGCAGGTGCCGCTGCAGCGCCTGGGCCGGCCCGAGGAGATCGCCGCCGTCTACGCCTTCCTGGCCAGCGACGAGGCCAGCTATGTCAACGGTGCGGTGCTGGAAGTCTCGGGCGGGATGACGGTGTAG
- the mpl gene encoding UDP-N-acetylmuramate:L-alanyl-gamma-D-glutamyl-meso-diaminopimelate ligase, which yields MHLHILGICGTFMGGIAALAREAGHRVTGCDANVYPPMSDQLRSLGIELIEGFGAEQLALKPDVFVVGNVVTRGNPLMEAVLDAGAAYTSGPQWLAENVLFGRHVLAVAGTHGKTTTTSMLAWILEQAGLEPGFLVGGVPLNFGVSARLGGGRFFVIEADEYDTALFDKRSKFVHYRPRTAILNNLEHDHADIFPDLAAIETQFHHLVRTVPASGRLVVNARDEALQRVLQRGCWSEVQRFGPKREEPGALRARGEPHAFDVLRGSLKIGRVEWALLGEHNQLNALAGIAAAEHAGVAPETAAAALASFQNVRRRLELRGEAGGVKVYDDFAHHPTAMRTTIDGLRRKVGAARILAVFEPRSNTMKLGTMKAQLPWALEDADLAFGLQGDWGWSVKEALAPLGAKAATADTVDALVAAIARAARPGDQVVCMSNGGFGGIHGKLLAALQGHQ from the coding sequence ATGCATCTCCACATCCTCGGCATCTGCGGCACCTTCATGGGCGGCATCGCCGCCCTCGCCCGCGAAGCCGGCCACCGCGTGACCGGCTGCGACGCCAACGTCTACCCGCCGATGAGCGACCAGCTGCGCTCGCTCGGCATCGAGCTGATCGAAGGTTTCGGTGCCGAGCAGCTGGCGCTGAAACCCGACGTCTTCGTCGTCGGCAACGTCGTCACGCGCGGCAACCCGCTGATGGAAGCCGTGCTCGACGCCGGCGCCGCCTACACCAGCGGGCCGCAGTGGCTGGCCGAGAACGTGCTCTTCGGCCGCCACGTGCTGGCCGTCGCCGGCACGCACGGCAAGACGACGACGACCTCGATGCTGGCCTGGATCCTCGAGCAGGCCGGGCTGGAGCCGGGTTTCCTGGTCGGCGGCGTGCCGCTGAACTTCGGCGTCTCGGCGCGCCTGGGCGGCGGCCGGTTCTTCGTCATCGAGGCTGACGAGTACGACACGGCGCTCTTCGACAAGCGCAGCAAGTTCGTGCACTACCGGCCGCGCACGGCGATCCTGAACAACCTCGAGCACGACCACGCCGACATCTTCCCGGACCTGGCGGCGATCGAGACCCAGTTCCACCACCTCGTGCGCACCGTGCCGGCCAGCGGCCGGCTGGTCGTCAACGCGCGCGACGAGGCGCTGCAGCGTGTGCTGCAACGCGGTTGCTGGAGCGAGGTGCAGCGTTTCGGGCCGAAGCGAGAGGAGCCCGGCGCGCTGCGTGCACGCGGCGAGCCGCACGCCTTCGACGTGCTTCGCGGCAGCCTGAAGATCGGCCGCGTCGAATGGGCGCTGCTGGGCGAGCACAACCAGCTCAACGCGCTGGCGGGGATCGCCGCCGCCGAGCACGCCGGCGTCGCGCCCGAGACCGCGGCGGCTGCGCTGGCGAGCTTCCAGAACGTGCGCCGGCGGCTGGAGCTGCGCGGCGAGGCCGGCGGCGTCAAGGTCTACGACGACTTCGCCCACCACCCGACGGCGATGCGCACGACGATCGACGGCCTGCGCCGCAAGGTCGGCGCAGCGCGCATCCTGGCCGTCTTCGAGCCGCGCTCGAACACGATGAAGCTCGGCACGATGAAGGCCCAGCTGCCCTGGGCGCTGGAAGACGCCGACCTCGCCTTCGGCCTGCAGGGCGACTGGGGCTGGAGCGTCAAGGAAGCGCTGGCGCCGCTGGGCGCCAAGGCAGCGACGGCCGACACGGTGGACGCGCTGGTGGCCGCGATCGCACGCGCCGCGCGGCCCGGCGACCAGGTCGTCTGCATGAGCAACGGCGGCTTCGGCGGCATCCACGGCAAGCTGCTGGCGGCGCTGCAGGGCCATCAGTGA
- a CDS encoding ribonuclease catalytic domain-containing protein codes for MTYALFDDAGKFHAGRVMSEAESSMQIELDSGKRVKVKAANVLLRFEKPAPAELIAQAQALAAEIDLDLAWEFAPEGEFGFADLARDYFEASAGPDKQAAALFRLFEAPHYFRRLGKGLFRKAPEETVKAALLGIERKKQLAAQIEAWAGEIAAGECPPPVREQLYRILFKPDKNAPEYKAVVEAAKRTQRAPLDLLKDAGAIDSPYQFHWRRFLFETFPQGTGFPALAAPAIKDELPLAAVQAFSIDDSQTTEIDDALSIQGLGTGTVVFGVHIAAPGLAVQPESPVDKVARDRLSTVYMPGWKITMLPDEVVQAYTLIEGRDCPAVSLYATVDETTFEVRAVETRLERVPIVANLRHDKLDDVITEATLAGEAPADYAFAAELAFCWRFAKALKAAREIVRGKPENFNRPDYNFRLEGNVAEPDGSERVQITTRQRGAPLDLIVSEAMILANSRWGGWLAECGVPGIYRSQASLLPGIKVRMGTKPAPHAGMGVAQYTWATSPLRRYVDLVNQWQIIACARHGRTAALAAPFRPKDASLFSIISGFDAAYSAYNDFQHGIERFWTLRWIEQNGVTELEAAVMKGGLVRAETLPLVFRVPGTEDWPRGARLRARVAGIDLLTLDLHASLVARIEDEPPEAVAEVDDEAEAVGPLTLAIDVNDAPAGDAAA; via the coding sequence GTGACTTATGCCCTGTTCGACGACGCCGGGAAATTCCACGCCGGCCGCGTGATGTCCGAAGCCGAGAGCTCGATGCAGATCGAGCTCGATTCCGGCAAACGCGTGAAGGTGAAGGCGGCCAACGTGCTGCTGCGCTTCGAGAAGCCGGCCCCGGCCGAGCTGATCGCCCAGGCGCAGGCGCTGGCGGCGGAAATCGACCTCGACCTCGCCTGGGAGTTCGCGCCGGAAGGTGAGTTCGGTTTCGCCGACCTGGCACGCGACTATTTCGAAGCCTCGGCAGGCCCCGACAAGCAGGCCGCGGCGCTGTTCCGATTGTTCGAGGCGCCGCACTACTTCCGCCGCCTCGGCAAGGGCCTGTTCCGCAAGGCGCCCGAGGAGACGGTGAAGGCGGCGCTGCTGGGCATCGAGCGCAAGAAGCAGCTCGCGGCGCAGATCGAGGCCTGGGCCGGCGAGATCGCCGCCGGCGAGTGCCCGCCGCCGGTGCGCGAGCAGCTCTACCGCATCCTCTTCAAGCCCGACAAGAACGCGCCCGAGTACAAGGCCGTCGTCGAGGCCGCCAAGCGCACCCAGCGCGCGCCGCTGGACCTGCTGAAGGACGCCGGCGCGATCGACAGCCCCTACCAGTTCCACTGGCGGCGCTTCCTGTTCGAGACCTTCCCGCAGGGCACCGGCTTCCCGGCGCTGGCCGCGCCGGCGATCAAGGACGAGCTGCCGCTGGCCGCCGTGCAGGCCTTCTCGATCGACGACTCGCAGACGACCGAGATCGACGACGCGCTGTCGATCCAGGGCCTGGGCACCGGCACCGTGGTCTTCGGCGTGCACATCGCCGCGCCGGGCCTGGCGGTGCAGCCCGAGTCGCCGGTCGACAAGGTTGCGCGCGACCGTCTGTCCACCGTCTACATGCCGGGCTGGAAGATCACGATGCTGCCCGACGAGGTCGTGCAGGCCTACACGCTGATCGAAGGCCGCGACTGCCCGGCCGTCAGCCTGTATGCGACGGTCGACGAAACGACCTTCGAGGTGCGTGCCGTCGAGACCAGGCTGGAGCGCGTGCCGATCGTCGCCAACCTGCGCCACGACAAGCTCGACGACGTCATCACCGAGGCGACGCTGGCCGGCGAGGCGCCGGCCGACTACGCCTTCGCCGCCGAACTGGCCTTCTGCTGGCGCTTCGCGAAGGCGCTGAAGGCGGCGCGCGAAATCGTGCGCGGCAAGCCCGAGAACTTCAACCGCCCGGACTACAACTTCCGCCTCGAAGGCAACGTCGCCGAGCCGGACGGCAGCGAGCGTGTGCAGATCACGACCCGGCAGCGCGGCGCGCCGCTGGACCTGATCGTCTCCGAAGCGATGATCCTGGCCAACAGCCGCTGGGGCGGCTGGCTGGCCGAATGCGGCGTGCCCGGCATCTACCGCAGCCAGGCCAGCCTGCTGCCGGGCATCAAGGTGCGCATGGGCACCAAGCCGGCGCCGCACGCCGGCATGGGTGTGGCGCAGTACACCTGGGCCACGTCGCCGCTGCGGCGCTACGTCGACCTCGTCAACCAGTGGCAGATCATCGCCTGCGCGCGCCACGGCCGCACCGCGGCGCTGGCGGCGCCCTTCCGGCCCAAGGACGCGTCGCTGTTCTCGATCATCTCGGGCTTCGACGCCGCCTACTCGGCCTACAACGACTTCCAGCACGGCATCGAGCGTTTCTGGACGCTGCGCTGGATCGAGCAGAACGGCGTCACCGAACTCGAGGCCGCGGTGATGAAAGGCGGGCTGGTGCGCGCGGAGACGCTGCCGCTGGTCTTCCGCGTGCCCGGCACCGAGGACTGGCCGCGCGGCGCGCGGCTGCGTGCACGCGTCGCCGGCATCGACCTGCTGACGCTGGACCTGCACGCCTCGCTCGTCGCACGCATCGAGGACGAACCGCCCGAAGCGGTGGCCGAGGTCGACGACGAAGCCGAGGCCGTCGGCCCGCTGACGCTGGCCATCGACGTCAACGACGCCCCTGCCGGAGATGCCGCCGCTTAA
- the mtgA gene encoding monofunctional biosynthetic peptidoglycan transglycosylase yields the protein MKRQVWRLAVLVVVCGLALQAFFALRVAAMAVFDPQSTAFQRSEAWRLLVEQHRLDWTQDWVPRERLGTAIQRAVIASEDAGFAEHSGVEWDAIEQAWERNQRAEARFEAGRAKTAKIVGGSTITQQLAKNLLLSGERTALRKAQEFAITMMLEAFLSKQRILEIYLNNVEWGEGVFGAQAAARHYFRVDAQRMSATQAARLAVMLPAPKRFEKKPNSGYVAGRAQTIVARMGAVELP from the coding sequence GTGAAGCGCCAGGTCTGGCGGCTGGCCGTGCTCGTCGTCGTCTGCGGCCTGGCGCTGCAGGCGTTCTTCGCGCTGCGCGTCGCCGCGATGGCCGTCTTCGATCCGCAGTCCACCGCCTTCCAGCGCAGCGAGGCCTGGCGGCTGCTCGTCGAGCAGCATCGCCTGGACTGGACGCAGGACTGGGTGCCGCGCGAGCGCCTGGGCACGGCGATCCAGCGCGCCGTCATCGCCAGCGAGGACGCCGGCTTCGCCGAACATTCCGGCGTCGAATGGGACGCGATCGAACAGGCCTGGGAGCGCAACCAGCGCGCCGAGGCGCGCTTCGAGGCCGGCCGCGCGAAGACCGCCAAGATCGTCGGCGGCTCGACGATCACCCAGCAGCTGGCCAAGAACCTGCTGCTGTCGGGCGAACGAACAGCCCTGCGCAAGGCTCAGGAGTTCGCGATCACGATGATGCTCGAGGCCTTCCTGTCCAAGCAGCGCATCCTGGAGATCTATCTGAACAACGTCGAATGGGGCGAAGGCGTGTTCGGCGCCCAGGCCGCCGCGCGCCACTACTTCCGCGTCGACGCCCAGCGCATGTCGGCGACGCAGGCGGCGCGCCTGGCGGTCATGCTGCCGGCGCCCAAACGTTTCGAGAAGAAGCCCAACTCGGGCTACGTCGCCGGGCGCGCGCAGACCATCGTCGCGCGCATGGGCGCGGTGGAGCTGCCGTGA
- a CDS encoding energy transducer TonB, which translates to MPPLKFDALARLSALQWALLASVAVHGVLLTVRFVDPEAFNRVFRDTPLDVILVNARSNEEPTEAQAIAQVRLAGGGDAARGRASSPLPRSHQTQAGDAADDARKRIEDLQEQQQQLLAQMRRELAALPPPDPRRDTGSPQEREREEHRRQLLQMLAEIEKRINEENARPRKRYISPATREEVYALYYDLLRRRIEDRGTRNFPERNGVKLYGELVMNVTVDAAGRVVDTEIVRPSSSRVLDQQAMAIVRAAAPFGPFTAAMRRQADQIVVTSRFRFTREEGLETIPLAR; encoded by the coding sequence ATGCCGCCGCTTAAGTTCGACGCGCTGGCCAGGCTGTCGGCGCTGCAATGGGCGCTGCTGGCGTCCGTCGCCGTGCACGGCGTGCTGCTGACGGTGCGCTTCGTCGACCCGGAGGCCTTCAACCGCGTGTTCCGCGACACGCCGCTGGACGTCATCCTCGTCAACGCACGCTCCAACGAGGAGCCGACCGAAGCCCAGGCCATCGCCCAGGTGCGCCTGGCCGGCGGCGGCGACGCGGCGCGCGGCCGCGCGAGCTCGCCGCTGCCGCGCTCGCACCAGACCCAGGCCGGCGACGCCGCCGACGACGCCCGCAAGCGCATCGAGGACCTGCAGGAGCAGCAGCAGCAGTTGCTGGCCCAGATGCGGCGCGAACTCGCCGCGCTGCCGCCGCCGGACCCGCGGCGCGACACCGGCAGCCCGCAGGAGCGCGAGCGCGAGGAGCACCGCCGCCAGCTGCTGCAGATGCTCGCCGAGATCGAGAAGCGCATCAACGAAGAGAACGCGCGCCCGCGCAAGCGCTACATCAGCCCGGCGACACGCGAGGAGGTCTACGCGCTGTATTACGACCTGCTGCGCCGGCGCATCGAGGACCGCGGCACGCGCAACTTCCCCGAACGCAACGGCGTCAAGCTCTACGGCGAGCTGGTGATGAACGTCACCGTCGACGCCGCCGGGCGTGTCGTCGACACCGAGATCGTGCGCCCGAGCAGCTCGCGTGTGCTCGACCAGCAGGCGATGGCCATCGTGCGCGCCGCAGCGCCTTTCGGCCCCTTCACCGCCGCGATGCGCCGCCAGGCCGACCAGATCGTCGTCACCTCGCGCTTCCGCTTCACGCGCGAGGAAGGCCTGGAAACGATTCCGCTCGCCCGCTGA
- a CDS encoding alpha/beta hydrolase family protein produces MRLLHGTGRWIGRLFVACLLGSALSAQAVDPTAYVAQAQFSAAKLSPSGNRLALVLHNDKGRNALAVMDLPPTKPPRVLQSYDRASVDWVHWVNDDRMILRVTEWDTQIRENGSAIFAIDHDGQDEVMLSSHSYSRGASKIRSHVLSYAWNFLEALDDGSADVIMTETKFDAMGDPSGVRLGRVNTKTGVMTPIVLGGGISLNGIAWEFDVHGTPRVVRVQSKDRDRLFVHRAAKDAWEPVWDRNVLDSDTLSPIQIEGDKDLVVGAAIGGETNGLHVLDLSKGQIDPEPLLRVARYDVDGTIVDKRAGKVVGATLTADRPTTVWFSDRVAAIQQSVDKALPDRFNHVRCGRCDSSRFFVVLSQSDRNPGEFLLYDDEKKSISPIGSVRPAIDPATQGRRSFHWIQARDGLAMPVVVTHPAGHDAKEALPAVVLVHGGPWVQGANRTWDAWAQFLAANGWRVIEPNFRGTLGLGTRHFTAGFKQWGQAMQDDLQDAVRWAAKEGLIDAKRVCIFGASYGGYAALMGPVRHPDTYRCAASFAGVTDIQLMFTSARADVTRNQLHYGMPQMIGDPDKDAAMLRANSPVERVADIKVPVLLAQGGYDRRVPKQHADDFEDAARKAGVKIERLDYPFEGHGFVELESQVDFMNRLAAFLKRSLEP; encoded by the coding sequence ATGCGATTGCTACACGGGACCGGCCGCTGGATCGGCCGCCTCTTCGTCGCCTGCCTGCTGGGCAGCGCCTTGTCGGCCCAGGCCGTCGATCCCACGGCCTACGTCGCGCAGGCCCAGTTCTCCGCCGCCAAGCTGTCCCCGTCGGGCAACCGGCTGGCGCTGGTGCTGCACAACGACAAGGGCCGCAACGCCCTGGCGGTGATGGACCTGCCGCCGACCAAGCCGCCGCGCGTGCTGCAGTCCTACGACCGCGCCTCGGTCGATTGGGTGCACTGGGTCAACGACGACCGCATGATCCTGCGCGTCACCGAGTGGGACACCCAGATCCGCGAGAACGGCAGCGCGATCTTCGCCATCGACCACGACGGTCAGGACGAGGTGATGCTGAGCTCGCACAGCTACTCCCGCGGCGCTTCCAAGATCCGCTCGCACGTCCTGTCCTACGCCTGGAACTTCCTGGAAGCCCTGGACGACGGCAGCGCCGACGTCATCATGACCGAGACCAAGTTCGACGCCATGGGCGACCCGAGCGGCGTGCGCCTGGGCCGGGTCAACACCAAGACCGGCGTGATGACGCCCATCGTCCTGGGCGGCGGGATCTCGCTCAACGGCATCGCCTGGGAGTTCGACGTTCACGGCACGCCGCGTGTCGTGCGCGTGCAGTCCAAGGACCGCGACCGGCTGTTCGTGCATCGCGCGGCGAAGGATGCCTGGGAACCGGTCTGGGACCGCAACGTGCTGGACAGCGACACGCTGTCGCCGATCCAGATCGAAGGCGACAAGGACCTCGTCGTCGGGGCGGCGATCGGCGGCGAGACCAACGGCCTGCACGTGCTCGACCTGAGCAAGGGTCAGATCGACCCCGAACCGCTGCTGCGCGTGGCGCGCTACGACGTCGACGGCACGATCGTCGACAAGCGCGCCGGCAAGGTCGTCGGCGCCACCCTGACGGCGGACCGCCCGACCACGGTCTGGTTCAGCGATCGCGTGGCGGCGATCCAGCAGTCCGTCGACAAGGCACTGCCCGACCGCTTCAACCACGTGCGCTGCGGCCGCTGCGACAGCTCGCGCTTCTTCGTCGTGCTGTCGCAGTCCGACCGGAACCCGGGCGAGTTCCTGCTCTACGACGACGAGAAGAAGTCGATCTCGCCGATCGGCAGCGTGCGCCCGGCGATCGACCCGGCGACGCAGGGGCGGCGCAGCTTCCACTGGATCCAGGCGCGCGACGGGCTGGCGATGCCGGTGGTCGTGACGCATCCGGCGGGCCACGACGCCAAGGAAGCCCTGCCCGCCGTCGTGCTGGTGCACGGCGGCCCCTGGGTCCAAGGCGCCAACCGGACCTGGGATGCCTGGGCGCAGTTCCTGGCGGCCAACGGCTGGCGGGTCATCGAGCCGAACTTCCGCGGCACCCTGGGCCTGGGCACCCGCCACTTCACGGCCGGGTTCAAGCAATGGGGCCAGGCGATGCAGGACGACCTGCAGGACGCGGTGCGATGGGCCGCCAAGGAAGGGCTGATCGACGCCAAGCGCGTCTGCATCTTCGGCGCCAGCTACGGCGGCTATGCCGCCCTGATGGGGCCGGTGCGCCACCCGGACACCTATCGCTGTGCCGCCAGCTTCGCCGGCGTCACCGACATCCAGCTGATGTTCACCAGCGCGCGCGCGGACGTGACCCGCAACCAGCTGCACTACGGCATGCCGCAAATGATCGGCGACCCGGACAAGGACGCGGCGATGCTGCGCGCGAACTCGCCGGTCGAGCGCGTCGCCGACATCAAGGTGCCGGTGCTGCTGGCCCAGGGCGGCTACGACCGCCGCGTTCCGAAGCAGCACGCCGACGACTTCGAGGACGCCGCGCGCAAGGCCGGGGTGAAGATCGAACGCCTCGACTATCCCTTCGAGGGCCACGGCTTCGTCGAGCTGGAAAGCCAGGTCGACTTCATGAATCGCCTCGCGGCCTTCCTGAAGCGTTCGCTGGAACCCTGA
- the aroE gene encoding shikimate dehydrogenase has protein sequence MTAPDRYAVLGHPVAHSQSPFIHAEFARQTGEAVDYGRVECPLDGFEATLRAFAAGGARGCNVTVPFKFEAPRLAARVTPRAALAQAANVLRFDAEGWSADNSDGIGLVRDLELHAGQPVAGQRVLLIGAGGAAAGVLGPLIEARAAAVTVVNRTPGRAAALIARHMLLAAEHGCQLAAAGLDAPGTAYDIVLNASASSLAGAAVPVPASVLAPGALAVDLMYGPAAEPFLAWARAAGARSRDGLGMLVEQAAEAFWFWRGVRPETAPVLAALRARVEAKA, from the coding sequence ATGACCGCTCCCGATCGCTACGCTGTGCTCGGCCACCCGGTGGCGCACAGCCAGTCGCCTTTCATCCACGCCGAGTTCGCACGCCAGACCGGCGAGGCCGTCGACTACGGCCGCGTCGAATGCCCGCTCGACGGCTTCGAGGCGACGCTGCGCGCCTTCGCCGCCGGCGGCGCCCGAGGCTGCAACGTCACCGTGCCGTTCAAGTTCGAGGCCCCGCGCCTGGCCGCCCGCGTGACGCCGCGCGCCGCGCTGGCCCAGGCGGCCAACGTGCTGCGTTTCGACGCCGAAGGCTGGAGCGCCGACAACAGCGACGGCATCGGCCTGGTGCGCGACTTGGAACTGCACGCCGGCCAGCCGGTCGCCGGCCAGCGTGTGCTGCTGATCGGCGCCGGCGGTGCCGCCGCCGGCGTGCTGGGGCCGCTGATCGAGGCACGCGCCGCCGCCGTCACCGTCGTCAACCGCACGCCCGGCCGCGCCGCGGCGCTGATCGCACGCCACATGTTGCTGGCCGCCGAACACGGCTGCCAACTCGCCGCCGCCGGGCTGGACGCGCCGGGCACGGCTTACGACATCGTGCTCAACGCCAGCGCCAGCAGCCTGGCCGGCGCGGCGGTGCCGGTGCCGGCCTCGGTGCTCGCGCCGGGCGCACTCGCCGTCGACCTGATGTACGGGCCGGCGGCCGAGCCCTTTCTCGCCTGGGCACGCGCCGCCGGCGCACGCTCGCGCGACGGCCTGGGCATGCTCGTCGAGCAGGCGGCCGAAGCCTTCTGGTTCTGGCGCGGCGTGCGCCCCGAGACGGCGCCGGTGCTGGCCGCGCTGCGCGCGCGCGTGGAGGCCAAGGCGTGA
- the hemL gene encoding glutamate-1-semialdehyde 2,1-aminomutase, with amino-acid sequence MTTNEQLFARAQAVIPGGVNSPVRAFRAVGGTPRFIARAEGQYIWDAEDKRYIDYIGSWGPMILGHGHPAVLEAVQKALLEGFSFGAPTEREIELAEAIIAQVPSIEQVRLVSSGTEAGMSTLRLARGVTGRSKIVKFEGCYHGHADALLVKAGSGLATFGHPTSAGVPAEVVQHTLVLEYNNVEQLEETFAAQGDEIACVMLEAIAGNMNFVRASVPFVTKLRELCTKHGALLVFDEVMTGFRVALGGAQSVYAKLIPGFEPDMTVFGKVIGGGMPLAAFGGKKDVMKQLAPLGPVYQAGTLSGNPVATACGLATLAEITKPGFYEALTAKTQKMVQGIAEAGREAGVPIVTDSEGGMFGFFFADTLPQNYTQVMATDKERFNRFFHGMLDHGVYLAPAMYEAGFVSAAHTDADLAATKAAALAALRG; translated from the coding sequence ATGACCACCAACGAACAGCTCTTCGCCCGCGCCCAGGCCGTCATTCCCGGCGGCGTCAACTCGCCCGTGCGCGCCTTCCGCGCCGTCGGCGGCACGCCGCGCTTCATCGCCCGCGCCGAGGGCCAGTACATCTGGGACGCCGAAGACAAGCGCTACATCGACTACATCGGCTCCTGGGGCCCGATGATCCTGGGCCACGGCCACCCGGCGGTGCTCGAAGCGGTGCAGAAGGCGCTGCTCGAAGGCTTCAGCTTCGGCGCGCCGACCGAGCGCGAGATCGAACTCGCCGAGGCCATCATCGCCCAGGTGCCGAGCATCGAGCAGGTGCGCCTGGTCTCCAGCGGCACCGAAGCCGGCATGAGCACGCTGCGCCTGGCGCGCGGCGTCACCGGCCGCAGCAAGATCGTCAAGTTCGAGGGCTGCTACCACGGCCACGCCGACGCGCTGCTGGTCAAGGCCGGCTCGGGCCTGGCGACCTTCGGCCACCCGACCTCCGCCGGCGTGCCGGCCGAGGTCGTGCAGCACACGCTGGTGCTCGAATACAACAACGTCGAGCAGCTCGAGGAGACCTTCGCCGCCCAGGGCGACGAGATCGCCTGCGTGATGCTGGAGGCGATCGCCGGCAACATGAACTTCGTGCGCGCCTCTGTGCCGTTCGTGACCAAGCTGCGCGAGCTGTGCACCAAGCACGGCGCGCTGCTGGTGTTCGACGAGGTGATGACCGGCTTCCGCGTCGCGCTGGGCGGCGCACAGAGCGTCTACGCCAAGCTGATCCCGGGCTTCGAGCCCGACATGACGGTCTTCGGCAAGGTCATCGGCGGCGGCATGCCGCTGGCGGCCTTCGGCGGCAAGAAGGACGTGATGAAGCAGCTCGCGCCGCTGGGCCCGGTCTACCAGGCCGGCACGCTGTCGGGCAACCCGGTGGCCACGGCCTGCGGCCTGGCGACGCTGGCCGAGATCACCAAGCCCGGCTTCTACGAGGCGCTGACCGCCAAGACGCAGAAGATGGTGCAGGGCATCGCCGAGGCCGGCCGCGAGGCGGGCGTGCCGATCGTCACCGACAGCGAAGGCGGCATGTTCGGCTTCTTCTTCGCCGACACGCTGCCGCAGAACTACACCCAGGTGATGGCCACCGACAAGGAGCGCTTCAACCGCTTCTTCCACGGCATGCTGGACCACGGCGTCTACCTGGCGCCGGCGATGTACGAAGCCGGCTTCGTCAGCGCCGCGCACACCGACGCCGACCTGGCGGCGACGAAGGCGGCGGCGCTGGCGGCGCTGCGCGGCTGA
- a CDS encoding YqiA/YcfP family alpha/beta fold hydrolase has protein sequence MSGAPTHLLYLHGFRSSPQSAKARRVGAWLAEHRPELKFWSPQLPPSPRAAVAMLLEGTADWPATSVVVGSSLGGFYATAVAEARGWTAGVLNPAVDPARDLAAYIGENKQFHKPEESFFFLPEYVDELRALRPPAITRPERYFAVVATGDELLDWREMHARYAGATIRLVEGSDHALSDFDEHLPHLLRYLRLCD, from the coding sequence GTGAGCGGCGCGCCGACCCACCTGCTGTATCTGCACGGCTTCCGCTCCTCGCCGCAGTCGGCGAAGGCGCGGCGCGTCGGCGCCTGGCTGGCCGAGCACCGCCCGGAGCTGAAGTTCTGGAGCCCGCAGCTGCCGCCGTCGCCGCGTGCCGCGGTGGCGATGCTGCTCGAGGGCACGGCCGACTGGCCGGCGACCTCGGTCGTGGTCGGCAGCTCGCTCGGCGGCTTCTACGCCACCGCGGTCGCCGAGGCACGCGGCTGGACGGCCGGCGTGCTGAACCCGGCCGTCGACCCGGCGCGCGACCTCGCGGCCTACATCGGCGAGAACAAGCAGTTCCACAAGCCGGAGGAGAGCTTCTTCTTCCTGCCCGAGTACGTCGACGAGCTGCGTGCGCTGCGCCCGCCGGCGATCACCCGGCCCGAGCGCTACTTCGCCGTCGTCGCCACCGGCGACGAGCTGCTGGACTGGCGCGAGATGCACGCGCGCTATGCCGGCGCGACGATCCGCCTCGTCGAGGGCAGCGACCACGCGCTCTCGGACTTCGACGAGCACCTTCCCCACCTGCTGAGGTATCTGCGGCTATGCGATTGA